A part of Candidatus Hydrogenedentota bacterium genomic DNA contains:
- a CDS encoding ATP-binding protein yields MLLDDDLITREQLAKALSVKAEKGGYLGQILVELGHITQDTLTTCLVTQCKIPHLSLLDYKINRQVTTLLPEEVCIRLNLLPIDKLGRILTVAMVNPLDAEALEEIQRLCPELRIKPILCDWNHFRIVSERFFGNTQRLAMAPKTEEIEPAKAAPPPKGEGAPELSHEPPPAEMAGKIESPEMGVSDDLPAALPVDTPAENGADKGVNGVDTTLAIAETLRGVMESSLRDLARELRDGIMESRSPAMPPPPDFGELARSIQEAVGMAVSGAFSGISAELRSLMEPRIPESGAKETPGPEAWIEAAREGVASAMRDALQQMGRDLGAALETRREAQPPSPDWDAMARIINEGVAGAVEESMAAMTVQLKMVLASSGEEERRVAERQTSELAERLGEAIAGTREGEAGRQAQLERIAEAAMQSVRQTAELVESHLVAENNRRDLMRGRRARHASVTPFGAVSGADPDAGTRSDESDAVILDALLSETPLESLTFDGFFPGNANAFTFKVCRAVADAPGGEYNPLFLYGSVGTGKTHLISAVGNHILAGGGTLSPRVGYVSASHFAHRLGEAAAENALDVFREHYCHWDVLILDDIQFLGGRVEAQEEFFHIFNALHQKGRQIIIAADKAPDRLGLLEQRLVSRFASGIVAELKAPEWETRMQILRHQPPGGGAPVPEEILSLIAMRVPGDVRKMTGALRKITAFAKLIGKDITVETAQEILSHLGVGEAA; encoded by the coding sequence ATGTTGCTTGATGACGACCTCATCACCCGGGAACAGTTGGCCAAGGCGTTGTCCGTCAAGGCGGAAAAGGGCGGTTATCTGGGCCAGATACTGGTGGAACTGGGCCATATCACGCAGGACACGCTCACCACCTGCCTGGTGACCCAGTGCAAAATCCCCCATTTGAGCCTGCTCGACTACAAAATTAACCGCCAGGTGACCACCCTGCTCCCCGAGGAGGTCTGCATCCGGCTGAACCTGCTTCCCATTGACAAGTTGGGGCGCATCCTGACGGTGGCCATGGTCAACCCACTGGACGCGGAGGCCTTGGAGGAAATCCAGAGACTGTGCCCCGAACTCCGCATCAAGCCCATCCTTTGCGACTGGAACCATTTCAGAATCGTTTCCGAGCGCTTTTTCGGAAACACCCAGCGGCTGGCCATGGCCCCTAAAACTGAGGAGATAGAACCCGCCAAGGCGGCCCCTCCCCCGAAGGGTGAGGGGGCTCCTGAACTTTCACATGAACCCCCTCCCGCCGAAATGGCCGGCAAGATTGAATCGCCGGAAATGGGCGTCTCCGATGACTTGCCAGCGGCGCTTCCCGTGGACACCCCCGCGGAGAACGGCGCCGACAAGGGCGTCAATGGTGTCGACACGACTCTGGCCATTGCAGAAACCCTGCGCGGAGTCATGGAGTCGTCCCTGCGGGACCTGGCGCGGGAACTGCGCGACGGCATCATGGAAAGCCGTTCTCCTGCCATGCCGCCCCCTCCGGATTTCGGTGAACTCGCCCGGAGCATCCAGGAAGCCGTGGGAATGGCGGTGTCAGGGGCCTTTTCGGGGATTAGCGCCGAACTCCGCAGCCTGATGGAGCCGAGAATACCCGAGTCTGGGGCGAAGGAAACGCCCGGACCGGAGGCATGGATAGAGGCCGCCCGGGAGGGGGTGGCTTCTGCGATGCGCGACGCGCTCCAGCAGATGGGCCGTGATTTGGGCGCGGCCCTGGAGACGCGGCGGGAGGCGCAGCCGCCCTCTCCCGACTGGGACGCGATGGCGCGGATTATCAATGAGGGCGTGGCCGGCGCGGTGGAGGAGTCCATGGCCGCCATGACTGTGCAGCTTAAAATGGTGCTGGCCTCCTCCGGGGAGGAGGAGCGGCGGGTGGCGGAACGGCAAACATCGGAACTCGCCGAGCGGTTGGGCGAGGCCATTGCGGGCACCAGGGAGGGGGAGGCGGGCCGGCAGGCCCAACTGGAGCGCATCGCCGAGGCGGCCATGCAGTCGGTGCGGCAGACAGCGGAGCTTGTCGAGTCCCACTTGGTGGCCGAAAACAACCGGCGGGACCTGATGCGGGGCCGCAGGGCGCGCCATGCCTCGGTTACCCCGTTCGGCGCCGTTTCCGGCGCGGACCCGGACGCTGGAACGCGGAGCGACGAGTCGGACGCGGTCATTCTTGACGCATTGCTCTCCGAAACGCCCCTGGAGTCCCTCACCTTCGACGGGTTCTTTCCCGGCAACGCAAACGCCTTCACCTTCAAGGTTTGCCGCGCGGTGGCCGACGCGCCCGGCGGCGAGTACAATCCGCTGTTTCTTTACGGCAGCGTGGGCACCGGGAAGACCCATCTCATCAGCGCGGTGGGCAACCACATTCTGGCCGGGGGCGGGACTTTGTCCCCGCGGGTGGGGTATGTTTCCGCCAGCCACTTTGCCCACCGTCTGGGGGAGGCTGCCGCCGAAAACGCCCTGGACGTGTTCAGGGAGCATTACTGCCACTGGGACGTGCTCATCCTTGACGACATCCAGTTCCTTGGCGGCCGCGTCGAGGCGCAGGAGGAGTTTTTCCACATTTTCAACGCGCTTCACCAAAAGGGACGGCAAATCATCATCGCGGCGGACAAGGCGCCCGACCGGCTGGGTCTGCTGGAGCAGCGTCTGGTGTCCCGGTTCGCAAGCGGGATCGTCGCCGAGCTCAAGGCGCCCGAATGGGAGACGCGGATGCAAATCCTGCGCCACCAGCCCCCCGGGGGCGGCGCCCCGGTTCCGGAGGAGATTCTTTCCCTTATTGCCATGCGGGTTCCGGGGGATGTGCGGAAAATGACCGGCGCCTTGAGAAAAATCACCGCTTTTGCCAAACTAATCGGCAAAGACATCACCGTGGAGACGGCCCAGGAGATATTGAGCCACCTCGGGGTGGGGGAGGCCGCATGA
- a CDS encoding phosphonoacetaldehyde hydrolase — translation MDFLFRRSYRGPLRGVILDWAGTTVDYGCFAPTLVFLDIFKRFGVEITLEEARAPMGGHKRDHIEEITQIEAVRKRWVAAHGAEPGQDDVDRMFAEFVPAQVAVIARHADIIPGCLEACADFRKRGLKIGTTTGYTGEMTAPLVEAAAKNGYSPDCTVCASDVPAGRPAPWMCFENARRLGVYPMEALVKIGDTVPDIAEGLNAGMWTIGTAVTGNEMGLTEAEAKALSPAEFQARRGRASAKLAQSGAHYVVDGIGEVPAVLDEIARRVAAGEKP, via the coding sequence ATGGACTTTTTGTTTCGTCGTTCTTACCGCGGCCCCCTGCGCGGCGTAATCCTTGACTGGGCGGGCACCACGGTGGACTACGGGTGCTTTGCGCCGACGCTGGTGTTTCTGGACATTTTCAAGCGGTTTGGGGTGGAAATCACCCTGGAGGAGGCCCGCGCGCCCATGGGCGGGCACAAGCGCGACCACATCGAGGAGATCACCCAGATTGAGGCGGTGCGGAAGCGCTGGGTGGCCGCGCACGGCGCGGAGCCCGGACAGGACGATGTGGACCGGATGTTTGCCGAATTCGTTCCGGCGCAGGTGGCCGTCATCGCCCGCCATGCGGACATCATCCCCGGCTGCCTGGAGGCCTGCGCCGATTTCCGGAAGCGTGGCCTGAAAATCGGCACAACCACCGGATACACCGGGGAAATGACGGCGCCCCTGGTGGAGGCGGCGGCGAAGAACGGCTACAGCCCGGACTGCACGGTGTGCGCCTCGGACGTGCCCGCGGGGCGTCCCGCGCCGTGGATGTGTTTTGAGAACGCGCGCCGACTCGGGGTGTACCCCATGGAGGCGCTGGTCAAGATCGGGGACACTGTGCCGGACATTGCGGAAGGGCTCAATGCGGGGATGTGGACCATCGGCACGGCGGTCACGGGCAACGAAATGGGCCTCACTGAGGCGGAGGCGAAGGCGCTTTCCCCGGCGGAGTTCCAGGCGCGGCGGGGCCGCGCCTCTGCAAAACTGGCGCAAAGCGGCGCGCATTATGTGGTGGACGGCATCGGGGAGGTGCCCGCCGTGCTGGACGAGATTGCCCGGCGCGTGGCGGCGGGGGAGAAGCCATGA
- a CDS encoding biotin transporter BioY — MTGSAALPQAGWGAIPREAPAWRDILGVAGMLLLGAWIRLPLPFTPVPVTLQTFAVLLAPFMVGPGRAMAGTGLYLSAGLAGLFSGVPVFAAASGATAGYLAGFMAVPLVVAWSRSRSWRPEAGMFLSLLLIYFLGGGWLALFLGLSPATAFLQGVAPFLPGDAVKLAATAALARRLSG, encoded by the coding sequence ATGACCGGCTCCGCCGCCCTTCCGCAGGCGGGGTGGGGCGCCATTCCCCGCGAGGCCCCGGCCTGGCGAGACATTCTGGGTGTGGCGGGCATGCTTCTGCTGGGGGCTTGGATACGCCTGCCCCTCCCGTTCACCCCGGTTCCGGTGACTTTGCAGACCTTTGCGGTGCTGCTGGCGCCGTTCATGGTGGGGCCGGGCCGGGCCATGGCGGGCACCGGACTGTATCTCTCCGCCGGTCTTGCCGGTCTTTTTTCGGGGGTTCCCGTGTTCGCGGCGGCCTCCGGAGCCACGGCGGGCTATTTGGCCGGATTCATGGCCGTCCCGCTGGTCGTTGCCTGGTCCCGCAGCCGCTCCTGGCGGCCTGAGGCGGGCATGTTCCTCTCCCTGCTTCTCATTTACTTTCTGGGCGGGGGATGGCTGGCACTGTTTTTGGGGCTTTCCCCGGCGACCGCCTTCCTGCAGGGCGTGGCGCCTTTTTTGCCCGGCGATGCGGTGAAACTGGCAGCGACGGCGGCCTTGGCGCGCCGGTTGTCTGGTTGA